TGGCCTACAATGCTTATCCATTattcatgaccttacaataatctcaaagtttaggaagaataatgaacaccgttagagtgctttaggcgcgcttttaattaGTTCAtcgcgattatgtatacgttaGCGTGGCATAATTGGGATTTCCAAAAGTAAAACGgaagtatgtgttcgcgcaactttggccaaaataatcttaatataataaaaatattattaataaaaatgttattaattgcacaataaacaaaacgaattcacacacgtgattcgtttcaaagataattccatattttaataattaaaagcgaaTAGATAAAACATAGAAActaataaatcacagtttatccaaaattaattcaagccaagttgtagtcaataaagcgactgtgctagaaccacgggactcggagaTTGCCTTACActttctccccggtcaacagaattccttacccgaactttgttttcgcagaccaataataaaaggtgacttggaacacccaaaaatcaaattctacgtggcgactttgaataataaaataatccatacttcaaaaatgtcactttaaatggaaaaactcttttAACCCACTACAATCCATAATACATATTTTTGGGGGGTAAAAATGGGcgtgacatctctggcgactcaGCTGGGGAAGACTAATAAGAATTCGAGTTTTGTATATTCATTCTTGTTTGGCTTTTATCATGTTTTGGATATTATTGTGTTTGGAAGCCTAATGTGCTATTTTTCGTTTATTTATCgctttaatatttatttgaattgtgatataaattgtatcctctctcgCACCCCTTTGAGTCTTCTGatagttagttatgttgtgtttgcctaccagcgtcataaaatttctgtcttgagataaaactagttagcctaccagcttctaaTGAAGGATTTGGTCACAtatgtttaggcgggagagccgttagctagccagtgctgttctactactggtgGTTCTTGACGgtcctcggctcgggttgtctGCCCGGGTAAGCCAGATCAAGATATCATCTCCTTTAGGATTTTAAAACTTAGAAAAATaagccacaagcaatgaatatccctagtaggctacgctttattaGCATCATGTGCATTGGACTTAGCGGGACTTGGCACAGGGGCTGggcccgtctaggacaggtacCAATATTTCAGaccaacatattcatttttctGTGTTATATGTAACATTATTTAGTAGGCTTTACTCAAATGTTGACCGACTTTAGGATAGATTGATTGAACagatgagagagaaagagaaaatttTCTCCACGTTTTCATAAAGTTcccatttttgttttaaaaaaagtaaaaagttttgaAGGGTTCTAATGTGTAAAAtcacaatttttaaaataatttttttttattttgaccgAATTCCgagggtctgattctcaccgaatgtgagatacgtaggcaaacctcatcgatttcggaccccaatttttaaaaaatccaaaactattttcctttactttcttctttagaaaagtctttctttgagacccaaattttaaaaatccaaaaataattttttgggaatgtggatttttattttggtgtgactgaaccatAGAgggaggctgcctacgtatcctttcggaatcaagtcgaacgcaGTTCAAgtaactttgtttttgattttcttatgtccttttctttttttcttttttctttttcatttttcattttttatttttcttaaaactgAAAAATACGTCTAGAGGAGACCGCAGGAGCCAGCGGACATGGCCCCTTCACTGTCCGAGAGACTCGTATTGAGGCTCCTAAACCCAAAGATTTTTAGGGTGAAAGAAGCGCTCAAGACGTGGAAAACTTCTTTTGGCAATTAGATGCTTATTTTAAACATGTAAGCATAGCCAACGATGCTGCCAAAATTCGAACGGCAACCCTGTATCTTACCGACACCGCTATGCTGTGGTGGCGGAGGAAAAAGGCAGATATGGAGAAAGGCACCTGCTCCATTGATACATGTGAGCAGTTCAAAGCGGATCTTAAACGACAGTTTTACCCTCAAAATGTTGTGCACGAGGCTCGCCAAAAGTTGAGGGAGCTCAGGCAAACATCATCCATACGTGAGTACGTGAAGGAATTCACCAAACTCACCCTTCAGATCCCCAACTTGATGAGTGAGGATCTATTGTTTAGATTCTTGGATGGCCTGCAGAATTGGGCCAAACAAGAGTTGCAAAGGCGACAGGTCGACACCGTCAATGAGGCTATTGTAATAGCCGAATCGTTATCAGATTTCTTGATCGGACCGTCTAAAAGAAATAACAACCAGAGCCAAACTGCTATTGCTCCCAAGACGGACACCAACCGTGGTAAAGGCAAATTTATTCCCAACTGGAGCAACGATAACAGAGGCATCCGCAACCAATCTTCTCAATACCGCAAGAATTACgaggagaagaagaaaggagGTCCTCGACGGGATGTTTGCTACCTTTACGGAAACTCTTCTCATGCTGCTCGATTTTGCCCTACACTGAGCAAACTAGGAGCAATAGTTGTAGCCCACCAGCAGTAAGGGCAAATAGCTGCACCAACCGGCAACCAACCCGAGGAGTATGTAGCACCAACTGATGGTGCGGGACAAAGGAAAACAAAGTTGTGGACTTGTTCAATCATATGGCCTTATTCAACCACATGGCCATTGCCGATATTGCTGCCCATCCGTCTCGTGTGAGGCCGCGTGAATCATTATTTATCGATGCAAGTTGAACGGCAAAGACGAGCCCATCATGATGGACACATGTGCGACACATAATTTCGTTACAGAGGAACGAGCTAGGGATCTTGGACTTGTCTTTGTATCTAGCGACACGTTGTTGAAGACTGTCAATACCCTTCCCACTACCATTCATGGCTTTGCTCCTAACGTGCACCTTGCCTTAGGAGGCTGGCAGGGATTGACGGACTTTACCGTTGCCCCCATGGACGTATTCAATATCATATTCGGGTTGGATTTCTGGTACGAGATCAACGCGCTAATATCACCGCGTATCAATCAGCTTTATTTAAGCGATCCTGGAGGCTCGTGCATTGTGCCCCTTGTTTGTGTTCCATAAAATGGAATGCATCTGTTTGCGATGCGGCTTGTGAAAGGTTTCAAGAAAGAGGAGCCAACATTTCTTGCAACCCTGACAGGAATCGTCGAGAACTCCCTTGAGGCAGTAGCATTGCCTCCCTGCATTAAGCAAGTCCTTGAAAATAATAAGGACGTGATGCCAGAAGAACTTCCCAAACAATTGCCACCACGAAGGGAAGTTGATCATCAGATCGAACTTGTTCCAGGGGCAAAGCCACTTGCCTTGTCGCCTTATCACATGGAGCCCCTAGAATTAGAGGAATTGATGAAGCAACTCAAGGAGTTGCTAGAGGCTGGCCACATTCGACCATCCAAGGCACCTTACGGAGCTCCTGTCTTATtttagaagaagaaagagggtACTATGCGCTTGCGTATTGATTATCGGGCCCTTAACAAGGTCACTGTGAAGAACAAGTGCCACATCCCTCTAATTGTTTGCTGATTTATTTGACTGCTTGGGGCAGGCCAAGGTATTCACCAAGATGGACTTGAGGAAAGGCTACTATCAAGTGCGGATTGCCGACGGAGATGAGCCCAAAACAACTTGTGTTACACGCTATGGGGCTTTTGAGTGGttggtaatgccatttgggttgaccaacgctCCTGCAACGTTCTGCACGTTGATGAACAAATTGTTCCATCCCTTTTTGGATCAGTTTGTTGTCATCTATTAAGATGGCATTGTGGTTTACAGCAACAACCTAGAAGACCATGCGGAACATCTACGCAAGGTATTCAAAGTACTAAGGGAGAACGACCTGTGCGTGAAACGTGAAAAGTGCAGTTTCGCACAGCCTATAGTACAGATCCTCGGGCATACTATCATCCATGGGGAAATCCGGATAGATAGCGACAAGGTGGAAGCTATCCAAAACTAAGAAGCTCCAACGAAGGTACCGGAACTTCGGTCATTCCTAGGCTTAGCCAACTATTATCGGAGATTCATCTTCAGTTATTCGGTTATTGCAGCCCCACTCACTAACTTGCTGAAGAAGGAGCGCGAGTGGAAATTGAGTGACATATGCCAGGAGGCATTTGAGAAACTTAAGGCAGCAATCACCAAGGAACCCGTATTGGCCCTGCCTGATTTCTCTAAAGTTTTTGAAGTCCAGACCGATGCGTCTGACTTTGCTATAGGAGTCATACTGATGCAAGAGGGCCATCCTAAAGCATTCAAGAGTCGAAAGTTGAACGACGCCGAGAGGCATTACACTGTTCAGGAGAAGGAAATGACGGTCGTAGTCCACTGTCTAAGGACATGGCATCACTACTTGTTGggggctcattttgttgtcaagACCGACAACGTCGCAACTAGCTACTTCCAGACCCAGAAGAAGTTAACCGCCAAGCATGCCCATTAGCGAGATTTCCTAGCAGAGTTTGACTACACCTTGGAATACAAACCAGGGAAAACTAACGTGGTAGCCGTCATTTTAAGTCGCAAAAATGTACTGGCAACCATTGTTAGCTCAGCGAGCAGTGGAATTATTGAGACCATCAAAGAGGGCATGCAACATGACCCTGTAGCAAAGCAACTTCTTGCCCTTGCCAGTCAAGGCAAGACTCAAAGATTTTGGGAAGAAGATGGTCTCCTATACATCACTGGAAAAAGAGTGTACGTGCCCAAGTGGGCAAATCTCAGGCGTACACTGCTGAAAGAGGGTCATGACACTGCCTGGGCAAGTCATCCAGGGCAAAAATGCACTTTGGCCCTAATTGAGTCATCTTACTACTAGTCTCGGATGCGGGACGACATCGAGGTATACGTGCGCACCTGTCTAGTTTATCAAACAGACAAGGTGAAATCTAAACTCCCTGGGGGTTTACTTGAGCCGCTGCCAATTACAGAGGAGCCATGGGATAgcatcaccatggacttcattaTATGTATTCCAAATTCAGAAGGGTTCGGCACCATCATGGTGGTTGTCGACAGATTCTCCAACTATGCAACCTTTTATGCCAC
The sequence above is drawn from the Nicotiana tabacum cultivar K326 chromosome 13, ASM71507v2, whole genome shotgun sequence genome and encodes:
- the LOC142167997 gene encoding uncharacterized protein LOC142167997 is translated as MRLVKGFKKEEPTFLATLTGIVENSLEAVALPPCIKQVLENNKDVMPEELPKQLPPRREVDHQIELVPGAKPLALSPYHMEPLELEELMKQLKELLEAGHIRPSKAPYGAPAKVFTKMDLRKGYYQVRIADGDEPKTTCVTRYGAFEWLQQPRRPCGTSTQAPLTNLLKKEREWKLSDICQEAFEKLKAAITKEPVLALPDFSKVFEVQTDASDFAIGVILMQEGHPKAFKSRKLNDAERHYTVQEKEMTVVVHWKTNVVAVILSRKNVLATIVSSASSGIIETIKEGMQHDPVAKQLLALASQGKTQRFWEEDGLLYITGKRVYVPKWANLRRTLLKEGHDTAWASHPGQKCTLALIESSYY